One window of Solidesulfovibrio carbinolicus genomic DNA carries:
- a CDS encoding tyrosine-type recombinase/integrase, whose translation MSAKTNRGNNPKAGEVITVEPIKSVKDIATIKKLLADKPRESALFVVGINTALRASDLLKLTAGQVRTILADEDGGLVRESKTGKRRRVIFNKAAREALARLLATREFDAAEPIFTGQRGQMSASYLCRLVASWCESVNLKGNYGSHSLRKTWGYHQRVTFGADIPTLMDALGHSTQRQTLTYLCIQPEEIKSVYANEL comes from the coding sequence ATGAGCGCGAAGACGAACAGAGGGAACAACCCCAAGGCCGGCGAAGTGATTACCGTCGAACCCATCAAGAGCGTGAAGGACATTGCCACCATCAAGAAGCTCTTGGCCGACAAGCCCAGAGAGTCTGCCCTGTTCGTCGTGGGCATCAATACGGCGCTTCGGGCTTCGGACCTCTTGAAGCTCACGGCGGGTCAAGTGCGTACGATCCTGGCAGACGAAGACGGCGGGTTGGTGCGTGAGTCCAAGACGGGCAAGCGCCGTCGCGTCATCTTCAACAAGGCGGCGCGGGAGGCTTTGGCCCGACTGCTGGCAACGCGGGAGTTCGACGCGGCAGAACCGATCTTCACGGGGCAGCGTGGGCAGATGAGCGCCAGCTACCTTTGCCGTCTGGTCGCCAGCTGGTGTGAGTCGGTCAACCTCAAGGGGAACTATGGCTCTCACTCGCTGCGAAAGACCTGGGGATACCATCAACGAGTCACCTTCGGAGCGGATATTCCCACGCTCATGGACGCTCTAGGGCACTCCACGCAACGGCAAACCTTGACGTACCTGTGTATCCAGCCCGAAGAGATTAAGAGCGTGTACGCCAACGAGCTATAG